The Drosophila gunungcola strain Sukarami chromosome 2L unlocalized genomic scaffold, Dgunungcola_SK_2 000007F, whole genome shotgun sequence genome includes a region encoding these proteins:
- the LOC128253107 gene encoding Krueppel homolog 1-like isoform X2: MVYYSANQLLIKTEQTSQAQFCLQVPPPLTATTASVGLSLGVPPSGGQQEQFELLQTPQQRQLQLQLQDQHHQHHQEQQQFVSYQLAIQQHQKQQQHESITTTTPTTPATGAAPAAQRIKTEPAGLFPAAAAVAQVQVRKPSANKPQFKCDQCGMTFGSKSAHTSHTKSHAKNADLSLSAGVDAGAAGAAGATGTASSTAIELNDAGLPVGIPKSPTIKPLANVAAGADPYQCNVCQKTFAVPARLIRHYRTHTGERPFECEFCHKLFSVKENLQVHRRIHTKERPYKCDVCGRAFEHSGKLHRHMRIHTGERPHKCSVCEKTFIQSGQLVIHMRTHTGEKPYKCPEPGCGKGFTCSKQLKVHSRTHTGEKPYHCDICFRDFGYNHVLKLHRVQHYGSKCYKCTICDETFKNKKEMEAHIKGHANELPDDEAEAEAEAAAALASAGSSAGSPSLQGVGSTSESSNHSPPSSPPVTKKPRQARPPRGPKAGPAALSLASSSSSPLSPSSLSSTYSPSATSLASPPPTTAHYLPAQMETDALSRDSGVSSAQAAHSYADEELPTDLSMQQGQGTAPGQTAGYYQAPPSLLELQPQAPGTSINPALLEAANMARRHHDNDDQVQDEDVHAAAWQMMQLRRGHGSLPPTEPQTQSQSQTQSQTHQQQVPTLHVSDLAANYDDTHEATVLIEHFKRGDLARHGLHKGYAPVPKYESALPNPDIVRRVEAAIGLRSSTESPERSSSPESDSLMMADRNVMTLPLRKRKHYMNKGEDGESEKALGAGGDGPASGSGSASASGGVGEGPGSKVMRMSSVIQFAKAS; the protein is encoded by the exons ATGGTTTACTATTCCGCTAACCAGCTGCTCATAAAAACGGAACAAACTAGTCAGGCGCAGTTCTGTCTCCAGGTGCCGCCCCCGCTGACGGCGACGACCGCGAGCGTGGGTCTCAGTCTCGGAGTGCCTCCGTCCGGCGGTCAGCAGGAGCAGTTCGAGCTGCTGCAGACGCCTCAGCAGCGGCAActtcagctgcagctgcaggaCCAGCATCACCAGCATcaccaggagcagcagcagttcgTCAGCTACCAACTGGCGATCCAGCAGCaccagaagcagcagcaacatgaaaGTATTACGACGACAACTCCGACGACTCCGGCAACTGGGGCTGCCCCAGCAGCGCAGCGCATCAAGACAGAGCCGGCGGGCCTGTTCCCAGCGGCGGCAGCTGTGGCTCAGGTTCAGGTGCGCAAGCCGAGCGCCAACAAGCCGCAGTTCAAGTGCGATCAGTGCGGCATGACGTTCGGCAGCAAGTCGGCCCACACCTCGCACACCAAGTCGCACGCCAAGAACGCCGACCTCTCGCTGAGTGCCGGAGTGGACGCTGGAGCCGCTGGAGCCGCTGGAGCCACTGGGACCGCCTCTTCGACGGCCATCGAGCTGAATGATGCGGGTCTTCCGGTGGGCATACCCAAGAGCCCGACCATCAAGCCCCTGGCCAACGTGGCTGCCGGAGCCGATCCCTACCAGTGCAACGTGTGCCAGAAGACATTCGCCGTTCCTGCCCGACTG ATCCGCCACTACCGTACCCACACCGGAGAACGGCCGTTCGAGTGCGAGTTCTGCCACAAACTGTTCAGCGTGAAGGAGAACCTGCAGGTGCACCGGCGCATCCACACCAAGGAGCGGCCGTACAAGTGCGACGTCTGCGGACGGGCCTTCGAGCACTCCGGGAAGCTGCACCGCCACATGCGCATCCACACCGGCGAGCGGCCCCACAAGTGTTCGGTGTGCGAGAAGACGTTCATCCAGTCCGGCCAACTGGTGATCCACATGCGCACGCACACCGGCGAGAAGCCGTACAAGTGCCCGGAGCCGGGCTGCGGCAAGGGCTTCACCTGCTCCAAGCAGCTCAAGGTGCACTCGCGAACGCACACGGGGGAGAAGCCCTACCACTGCGACATCTGCTTCCGGGACTTTGGCTACAACCACGTGCTGAAGCTGCACCGCGTGCAGCACTACGGCTCCAAGTGCTACAAGTGCACCATTTGCGACGAGACCTTCAAGAACAAGAAGGAGATGGAGGCGCACATCAAGGGGCATGCCAACGAGCTGCCCGACGACGAGGcagaggcggaggcggaggcagCGGCGGCCCTGGCATCCGCCGGCTCCTCCGCCGGCTCGCCGTCCTTGCAGGGAGTCGGCAGCACCTCCGAGAGCAGCAACCACTCGCCACCTAGCTCGCCGCCGGTCACAAAGAAGCCCCGCCAGGCACGTCCGCCGCGCGGACCCAAGGCCGGGCCAGCAGCCCTTTCCCttgcctcctcctcctcctcgccaCTCTCGCCCAGTTCGCTCAGCTCCACGTACTCGCCCTCGGCCACCAGCCTGGCCTCGCCTCCGCCCACAACAGCCCACTACCTGCCCGCCCAGATGGAGACGGATGCCTTGAGCCGCGACAGTGGGGTGTCCAGCGCCCAGGCCGCCCACAGCTATGCGGACGAGGAGCTGCCCACCGACCTGAGCATGCAACAGGGCCAGGGCACGGCGCCAGGGCAGACTGCTGGATACTACCAGGCCCCGCCAAGTCTGCTGGAGCTGCAGCCCCAGGCACCCGGGACCTCGATCAATCCCGCCCTGCTTGAGGCAGCCAACATGGCGCGTCGCCATCACGACAACGACGACCAAGTGCAGGACGAGGACGTTCACGCAGCCGCCTGGCAGATGATGCAGCTGCGCCGTGGCCACGGCTCCTTACCTCCCACGGAGCCGCAgacgcagtcgcagtcgcagacGCAGTCGCAGACCCACCAGCAACAGGTGCCCACCCTGCATGTCAGTGATCTCGCGGCCAATTACGATGACACCCACGAGGCCACCGTACTGATCGAGCACTTCAAGCGGGGCGATCTCGCTCGCCACGGGCTCCACAAGGGCTATGCGCCAGTCCCCAAATATGA ATCCGCTCTACCCAATCCGGATATCGTGCGACGCGTGGAGGCGGCAATCGGACTGCGGTCCAGCACGGAGTCCCCTGAGCGGAGCTCCTCGCCGGAGAGCGACTCCCTGATGATGGCCGACCGCAACGTGATGACCCTGCCGCTGCGCAAGCGCAAACACTACATGAACAAGGGCGAGGACGGCGAGTCGGAGAAGGCCCTGGGGGCTGGCGGAGATGGGCCTGCCTCCGGCAGTGGCAGTGCCAGCGCTTCCGGTGGCGTCGGGGAAGGACCCGGGTCGAAGGTGATGAGAATGAGCTCGGTCATTCAGTTCGCCAAGGCCTCTTAG
- the LOC128253107 gene encoding Krueppel homolog 1-like isoform X3, which translates to MCVVHTSKMTDFSMNDILRSFRKMRMNKGSAQGGHYQCRSHQQQPPQNIQVYQHTSTVQHSKDLKKIIKIIKKNLIKEKITHSATTNMVYYSANQLLIKTEQTSQAQFCLQVPPPLTATTASVGLSLGVPPSGGQQEQFELLQTPQQRQLQLQLQDQHHQHHQEQQQFVSYQLAIQQHQKQQQHESITTTTPTTPATGAAPAAQRIKTEPAGLFPAAAAVAQVQVRKPSANKPQFKCDQCGMTFGSKSAHTSHTKSHAKNADLSLSAGVDAGAAGAAGATGTASSTAIELNDAGLPVGIPKSPTIKPLANVAAGADPYQCNVCQKTFAVPARLIRHYRTHTGERPFECEFCHKLFSVKENLQVHRRIHTKERPYKCDVCGRAFEHSGKLHRHMRIHTGERPHKCSVCEKTFIQSGQLVIHMRTHTGEKPYKCPEPGCGKGFTCSKQLKVHSRTHTGEKPYHCDICFRDFGYNHVLKLHRVQHYGSKCYKCTICDETFKNKKEMEAHIKGHANELPDDEAEAEAEAAAALASAGSSAGSPSLQGVGSTSESSNHSPPSSPPVTKKPRQARPPRGPKAGPAALSLASSSSSPLSPSSLSSTYSPSATSLASPPPTTAHYLPAQMETDALSRDSGVSSAQAAHSYADEELPTDLSMQQGQGTAPGQTAGYYQAPPSLLELQPQAPGTSINPALLEAANMARRHHDNDDQVQDEDVHAAAWQMMQLRRGHGSLPPTEPQTQSQSQTQSQTHQQQVPTLHVSDLAANYDDTHEATVLIEHFKRGDLARHGLHKGYAPVPKYESALPNPDIVRRVEAAIGLRSSTESPERSSSPESDSLMMADRNVMTLPLRKRKHYMNKGEDGESEKALGAGGDGPASGSGSASASGGVGEGPGSKVMRMSSVIQFAKAS; encoded by the exons ATGTGTGTGGTGCACACCTCTAAAATGACCGACTTTTCAATGAACGATATTTTGAGATCATTCAGAAAAATGCGCATGAATAAGGGCTCGGCCCAAGGCGGTCATTACCAATGCCGTAGCCATCAGCAGCAGCCTCCGCAAAATATCCAAGTTTACCAACACACCTCTACGGTACAACACTCGAAGgacttgaaaaaaataatcaaaatcaTCAAAAAGAATCTAATTAAGGAAAAAATCACTC ACTCAGCCACAACCAACATGGTTTACTATTCCGCTAACCAGCTGCTCATAAAAACGGAACAAACTAGTCAGGCGCAGTTCTGTCTCCAGGTGCCGCCCCCGCTGACGGCGACGACCGCGAGCGTGGGTCTCAGTCTCGGAGTGCCTCCGTCCGGCGGTCAGCAGGAGCAGTTCGAGCTGCTGCAGACGCCTCAGCAGCGGCAActtcagctgcagctgcaggaCCAGCATCACCAGCATcaccaggagcagcagcagttcgTCAGCTACCAACTGGCGATCCAGCAGCaccagaagcagcagcaacatgaaaGTATTACGACGACAACTCCGACGACTCCGGCAACTGGGGCTGCCCCAGCAGCGCAGCGCATCAAGACAGAGCCGGCGGGCCTGTTCCCAGCGGCGGCAGCTGTGGCTCAGGTTCAGGTGCGCAAGCCGAGCGCCAACAAGCCGCAGTTCAAGTGCGATCAGTGCGGCATGACGTTCGGCAGCAAGTCGGCCCACACCTCGCACACCAAGTCGCACGCCAAGAACGCCGACCTCTCGCTGAGTGCCGGAGTGGACGCTGGAGCCGCTGGAGCCGCTGGAGCCACTGGGACCGCCTCTTCGACGGCCATCGAGCTGAATGATGCGGGTCTTCCGGTGGGCATACCCAAGAGCCCGACCATCAAGCCCCTGGCCAACGTGGCTGCCGGAGCCGATCCCTACCAGTGCAACGTGTGCCAGAAGACATTCGCCGTTCCTGCCCGACTG ATCCGCCACTACCGTACCCACACCGGAGAACGGCCGTTCGAGTGCGAGTTCTGCCACAAACTGTTCAGCGTGAAGGAGAACCTGCAGGTGCACCGGCGCATCCACACCAAGGAGCGGCCGTACAAGTGCGACGTCTGCGGACGGGCCTTCGAGCACTCCGGGAAGCTGCACCGCCACATGCGCATCCACACCGGCGAGCGGCCCCACAAGTGTTCGGTGTGCGAGAAGACGTTCATCCAGTCCGGCCAACTGGTGATCCACATGCGCACGCACACCGGCGAGAAGCCGTACAAGTGCCCGGAGCCGGGCTGCGGCAAGGGCTTCACCTGCTCCAAGCAGCTCAAGGTGCACTCGCGAACGCACACGGGGGAGAAGCCCTACCACTGCGACATCTGCTTCCGGGACTTTGGCTACAACCACGTGCTGAAGCTGCACCGCGTGCAGCACTACGGCTCCAAGTGCTACAAGTGCACCATTTGCGACGAGACCTTCAAGAACAAGAAGGAGATGGAGGCGCACATCAAGGGGCATGCCAACGAGCTGCCCGACGACGAGGcagaggcggaggcggaggcagCGGCGGCCCTGGCATCCGCCGGCTCCTCCGCCGGCTCGCCGTCCTTGCAGGGAGTCGGCAGCACCTCCGAGAGCAGCAACCACTCGCCACCTAGCTCGCCGCCGGTCACAAAGAAGCCCCGCCAGGCACGTCCGCCGCGCGGACCCAAGGCCGGGCCAGCAGCCCTTTCCCttgcctcctcctcctcctcgccaCTCTCGCCCAGTTCGCTCAGCTCCACGTACTCGCCCTCGGCCACCAGCCTGGCCTCGCCTCCGCCCACAACAGCCCACTACCTGCCCGCCCAGATGGAGACGGATGCCTTGAGCCGCGACAGTGGGGTGTCCAGCGCCCAGGCCGCCCACAGCTATGCGGACGAGGAGCTGCCCACCGACCTGAGCATGCAACAGGGCCAGGGCACGGCGCCAGGGCAGACTGCTGGATACTACCAGGCCCCGCCAAGTCTGCTGGAGCTGCAGCCCCAGGCACCCGGGACCTCGATCAATCCCGCCCTGCTTGAGGCAGCCAACATGGCGCGTCGCCATCACGACAACGACGACCAAGTGCAGGACGAGGACGTTCACGCAGCCGCCTGGCAGATGATGCAGCTGCGCCGTGGCCACGGCTCCTTACCTCCCACGGAGCCGCAgacgcagtcgcagtcgcagacGCAGTCGCAGACCCACCAGCAACAGGTGCCCACCCTGCATGTCAGTGATCTCGCGGCCAATTACGATGACACCCACGAGGCCACCGTACTGATCGAGCACTTCAAGCGGGGCGATCTCGCTCGCCACGGGCTCCACAAGGGCTATGCGCCAGTCCCCAAATATGA ATCCGCTCTACCCAATCCGGATATCGTGCGACGCGTGGAGGCGGCAATCGGACTGCGGTCCAGCACGGAGTCCCCTGAGCGGAGCTCCTCGCCGGAGAGCGACTCCCTGATGATGGCCGACCGCAACGTGATGACCCTGCCGCTGCGCAAGCGCAAACACTACATGAACAAGGGCGAGGACGGCGAGTCGGAGAAGGCCCTGGGGGCTGGCGGAGATGGGCCTGCCTCCGGCAGTGGCAGTGCCAGCGCTTCCGGTGGCGTCGGGGAAGGACCCGGGTCGAAGGTGATGAGAATGAGCTCGGTCATTCAGTTCGCCAAGGCCTCTTAG
- the LOC128253107 gene encoding Krueppel homolog 1-like isoform X1: protein MTESKNDTKTWTPKQIWIKDVLHKSGTELLDISKTQTKAAIKKSSAKDSATTNMVYYSANQLLIKTEQTSQAQFCLQVPPPLTATTASVGLSLGVPPSGGQQEQFELLQTPQQRQLQLQLQDQHHQHHQEQQQFVSYQLAIQQHQKQQQHESITTTTPTTPATGAAPAAQRIKTEPAGLFPAAAAVAQVQVRKPSANKPQFKCDQCGMTFGSKSAHTSHTKSHAKNADLSLSAGVDAGAAGAAGATGTASSTAIELNDAGLPVGIPKSPTIKPLANVAAGADPYQCNVCQKTFAVPARLIRHYRTHTGERPFECEFCHKLFSVKENLQVHRRIHTKERPYKCDVCGRAFEHSGKLHRHMRIHTGERPHKCSVCEKTFIQSGQLVIHMRTHTGEKPYKCPEPGCGKGFTCSKQLKVHSRTHTGEKPYHCDICFRDFGYNHVLKLHRVQHYGSKCYKCTICDETFKNKKEMEAHIKGHANELPDDEAEAEAEAAAALASAGSSAGSPSLQGVGSTSESSNHSPPSSPPVTKKPRQARPPRGPKAGPAALSLASSSSSPLSPSSLSSTYSPSATSLASPPPTTAHYLPAQMETDALSRDSGVSSAQAAHSYADEELPTDLSMQQGQGTAPGQTAGYYQAPPSLLELQPQAPGTSINPALLEAANMARRHHDNDDQVQDEDVHAAAWQMMQLRRGHGSLPPTEPQTQSQSQTQSQTHQQQVPTLHVSDLAANYDDTHEATVLIEHFKRGDLARHGLHKGYAPVPKYESALPNPDIVRRVEAAIGLRSSTESPERSSSPESDSLMMADRNVMTLPLRKRKHYMNKGEDGESEKALGAGGDGPASGSGSASASGGVGEGPGSKVMRMSSVIQFAKAS, encoded by the exons ATGACTGAAAGCAAGAATGATACAAAAACTTGGACACCCAAACAAATTTGGATTAAAGATGTTCTCCACAAATCGGGCACTGAGTTGCTGGATATATCCAAGACTCAGACGAAGGCCGCCATCAAGAAATCGTCGGCGAAAG ACTCAGCCACAACCAACATGGTTTACTATTCCGCTAACCAGCTGCTCATAAAAACGGAACAAACTAGTCAGGCGCAGTTCTGTCTCCAGGTGCCGCCCCCGCTGACGGCGACGACCGCGAGCGTGGGTCTCAGTCTCGGAGTGCCTCCGTCCGGCGGTCAGCAGGAGCAGTTCGAGCTGCTGCAGACGCCTCAGCAGCGGCAActtcagctgcagctgcaggaCCAGCATCACCAGCATcaccaggagcagcagcagttcgTCAGCTACCAACTGGCGATCCAGCAGCaccagaagcagcagcaacatgaaaGTATTACGACGACAACTCCGACGACTCCGGCAACTGGGGCTGCCCCAGCAGCGCAGCGCATCAAGACAGAGCCGGCGGGCCTGTTCCCAGCGGCGGCAGCTGTGGCTCAGGTTCAGGTGCGCAAGCCGAGCGCCAACAAGCCGCAGTTCAAGTGCGATCAGTGCGGCATGACGTTCGGCAGCAAGTCGGCCCACACCTCGCACACCAAGTCGCACGCCAAGAACGCCGACCTCTCGCTGAGTGCCGGAGTGGACGCTGGAGCCGCTGGAGCCGCTGGAGCCACTGGGACCGCCTCTTCGACGGCCATCGAGCTGAATGATGCGGGTCTTCCGGTGGGCATACCCAAGAGCCCGACCATCAAGCCCCTGGCCAACGTGGCTGCCGGAGCCGATCCCTACCAGTGCAACGTGTGCCAGAAGACATTCGCCGTTCCTGCCCGACTG ATCCGCCACTACCGTACCCACACCGGAGAACGGCCGTTCGAGTGCGAGTTCTGCCACAAACTGTTCAGCGTGAAGGAGAACCTGCAGGTGCACCGGCGCATCCACACCAAGGAGCGGCCGTACAAGTGCGACGTCTGCGGACGGGCCTTCGAGCACTCCGGGAAGCTGCACCGCCACATGCGCATCCACACCGGCGAGCGGCCCCACAAGTGTTCGGTGTGCGAGAAGACGTTCATCCAGTCCGGCCAACTGGTGATCCACATGCGCACGCACACCGGCGAGAAGCCGTACAAGTGCCCGGAGCCGGGCTGCGGCAAGGGCTTCACCTGCTCCAAGCAGCTCAAGGTGCACTCGCGAACGCACACGGGGGAGAAGCCCTACCACTGCGACATCTGCTTCCGGGACTTTGGCTACAACCACGTGCTGAAGCTGCACCGCGTGCAGCACTACGGCTCCAAGTGCTACAAGTGCACCATTTGCGACGAGACCTTCAAGAACAAGAAGGAGATGGAGGCGCACATCAAGGGGCATGCCAACGAGCTGCCCGACGACGAGGcagaggcggaggcggaggcagCGGCGGCCCTGGCATCCGCCGGCTCCTCCGCCGGCTCGCCGTCCTTGCAGGGAGTCGGCAGCACCTCCGAGAGCAGCAACCACTCGCCACCTAGCTCGCCGCCGGTCACAAAGAAGCCCCGCCAGGCACGTCCGCCGCGCGGACCCAAGGCCGGGCCAGCAGCCCTTTCCCttgcctcctcctcctcctcgccaCTCTCGCCCAGTTCGCTCAGCTCCACGTACTCGCCCTCGGCCACCAGCCTGGCCTCGCCTCCGCCCACAACAGCCCACTACCTGCCCGCCCAGATGGAGACGGATGCCTTGAGCCGCGACAGTGGGGTGTCCAGCGCCCAGGCCGCCCACAGCTATGCGGACGAGGAGCTGCCCACCGACCTGAGCATGCAACAGGGCCAGGGCACGGCGCCAGGGCAGACTGCTGGATACTACCAGGCCCCGCCAAGTCTGCTGGAGCTGCAGCCCCAGGCACCCGGGACCTCGATCAATCCCGCCCTGCTTGAGGCAGCCAACATGGCGCGTCGCCATCACGACAACGACGACCAAGTGCAGGACGAGGACGTTCACGCAGCCGCCTGGCAGATGATGCAGCTGCGCCGTGGCCACGGCTCCTTACCTCCCACGGAGCCGCAgacgcagtcgcagtcgcagacGCAGTCGCAGACCCACCAGCAACAGGTGCCCACCCTGCATGTCAGTGATCTCGCGGCCAATTACGATGACACCCACGAGGCCACCGTACTGATCGAGCACTTCAAGCGGGGCGATCTCGCTCGCCACGGGCTCCACAAGGGCTATGCGCCAGTCCCCAAATATGA ATCCGCTCTACCCAATCCGGATATCGTGCGACGCGTGGAGGCGGCAATCGGACTGCGGTCCAGCACGGAGTCCCCTGAGCGGAGCTCCTCGCCGGAGAGCGACTCCCTGATGATGGCCGACCGCAACGTGATGACCCTGCCGCTGCGCAAGCGCAAACACTACATGAACAAGGGCGAGGACGGCGAGTCGGAGAAGGCCCTGGGGGCTGGCGGAGATGGGCCTGCCTCCGGCAGTGGCAGTGCCAGCGCTTCCGGTGGCGTCGGGGAAGGACCCGGGTCGAAGGTGATGAGAATGAGCTCGGTCATTCAGTTCGCCAAGGCCTCTTAG